cactcagaattttcatttttgggtgaactaaccctttaagccttgtTCCAGAcaacatgtttgagctgttttaactgaaagcaacttgcactgacatatgtcagttttgttttgtttcaagatgcacaccagaatttttttttctaagacacGTTTATAAAAGTTAGGTTCCAATGATTTTCTTGCCATGAAAGAAGAACTTTGTGAACCAAATAACAGTGCATTGACTTCCATTTGTGTGGAAAAAACACTGAGAAATTTCTCAAAATGTCTTCATGTCTTCAAACTCTTTAATTTCATGTCTCTTTAAACCGAAACCGGTGCTGCTCTCTCGTTTCACAGATGTAACTGCCGACATTTTGCGTCTCAGTTGTCGATTGTAGTGAAAATGACATCAGAGGACTCCAATACAGACTGTCGCATGAGAACATATGGGAGGAGCTATATGACATCACTGCAGGTGAAGAGCTTTCATTGAAAGTGAAACTACTAGACAGACAACAATCTTTAATCAAGAGATCGTAGACATTCTAAAATAGAACACAGATGTAGATATTCACTCACAGGTACGTGACAGAAATATAGGAGATGTTTATAATGCTTGTAATGAAAGGAAGATTTCTAATGTTTCTTGAAGTTTAGTGGTTTATTATGGCCTAGCTGAGATAAGTTGAGCAAGAAAGGttcaaaataaaatcattatttgtcaTGCaccaaatattgtttatttactGCATTGAAATGCTAtcagattattattaaaacaaatcttATTGTTTTCTAAGTAAAGTTTGGTGTATGCTGTAATTTTGTACATGGAAGTACCTATATGAGCTGCAGACATACTAAATCTATATGCATGTCTtcagatttatatttatattgggTGATAGGCCTATCAAGCAGCTATGTTTTATGGTCTCTGAAAGCCctgtatttcataaaaatataaatagcaAAAACACTTATTTAGATAACTGCTTTTTTGTTCATTCCTTGGTAATGTGCTTGATTTGTGCtctttaaatgattagttcactgtaaaatgaaaattaccccaagcttcactcgccctcaagccatcgtAGGTGTaattgactttcttctttctgttgaacacaatctgaaaaattaataaatatcctgatgtatctaagatttataatggcagcaaacgggaccaacgagtatgaagctcaaaaaagtgcattcatccatcataaatgtactccacacagctccagggggttaataatgGACTTCTGaaatttgtgtaagaaaaatatccatatttaatgttataaagtaaaatatctagcttccaccagactgccttcgtattcaacttatgaaggAAGTGTAacacctctcgcagttcaaaacgcttacgctatGTACGCCTtccatattttttataatttttgtaagttgaatacagacgGTCTGGCAGAAGTTAGTTATTAGGCCTACTTTGCAATTTGTtatatatggatatttttcttacacaaacgtattgtttcacttcagaagggcTTTATCaaccccccagagccgtgtggagtacgtttatgatggatggaagcactttcttcagttcatactcattggtcctgTGCACTGCTATTACAAAGCTCGGATGCggcaggatatttattaatataattccaattgtgttcatcagaaagaagagagtcaaatacacctaggatggtttgagggtgagtaaatattggggtaattttcattttaaagagaactaatcctttaaactcaGTTGTTACAGCTATGATTCATActgtaaaatgtgtgttttgacATCTTCCTGAAAAGACCTAAGAAGAGTGGAGCAATGGCAGAATCTTCACCAACATCAACAAAACATAGAGTGGCCAGGAGACAGAGTATGGAGCTACATACAAGTCAGTAACCCTGAAACAGAGTAAATAAGTGAATGACTGATTTATCAGTTTTGTCAGAAGTTAGTGTCCAGAAATGACAGCAATATTGTCTACATTTGTCGTCTTTTCAGACCTGACCTCCTCCAGTGGTCCTCTAAATGAGGAGCTTCAGTGTTCTGTGTGTCTGGATGTGTTCACCGATCCGGTCACCGTCCCCTGTGGACACAACTTCTGTAAGAGCTGCCTGAACCAGTGCTGGGACAAGAGTGAGACCTGCTGCTGTCCGCTCTGTAAAGAAACATTTAGTAAAAGACCCGACCTCAAGATCAACACAGCGCTTAGGCAGGTCATACAACTCTTTAAAGAAAAGTTTTGTCTGAAAAAATCTGAAGTTCTCTGTGACATCTGCGATGAAAGAAAGCTGAAGGCCCTGAAGTCCTGCCTGATGTGTCAGAGCTCTTACTGCGAGACTCACCTGGAGCCTCATCAGAGAGTCCCAcgattaaaaaaacacaaactgataaatgctgtagaaaatCTGGAGGACTATTTATGCCAGAAACACGAGAGACCTCTGGAGCTGTTCTGTAGAGATGATCagacgtgtgtgtgtctgtcctgCACTGATGGAGACCACAAGACTCACAACACTGTTCCTCTGGAGGAGGAGAGTGAGGAGAAGAAGGCAGGGGTTACaacaaatattataatatttcattaataaaatgataaatctATGAGtgataaaatgtgtgtttatcTGTGTCTATAGACTCAAGTGACAAAGATACAAACAGACGTGCAGCAGATGATCCAGGAAAGAATGAAGAAGATTCAAGACATCAAACACTCTGCAGAACTCAGAAAAGTGAGTTTAAATAATCTGACATTTGCAAGGTGCTAAAgtacaaataaaaatggaatcttgtttatttatttatttattagcaaaacacagagaaagaaaaaaaagagagcatTGAGCTCTTTATGGGAATGATCCGTTCTATTGAGCGGTGTCAGGCTGAGCTGCTGGAGATGATGGAGCAGAAGCAGAGAGCAGCAGAGAAACAGGAAGAAAAACTCATTAAAGAGCTGCAGCAGGAGATCACTGAGCTAAAGTTAAGAAACACTGAGCTGGAGCAGCTCTCACACACTGAGGATCATCTTCATTTCCTACAGGTCAGTGTCCTCTGTCTATATGTTCGATGGAAATGTAAAAAGCATCACAGGGCAACTCTGTCCCCCATGTTTAAGGGCTTTCTCCTTTCTTTTCCTGTAGATTTACCCATCCTTGTGCAGCCCATTCGTCATCAAGAAGTGGCCTGATATCAGTGTTAACACTCCTGTGAGTCTGAACACCCTCAGGACAGCTCTGACTCAGCTGCAGCAGACTCTAGATGAAACCGGTAACTGAATATTATCAGTTCTTGCATTCCCTCAGAGATGAACCAACCCATAACTTCTTGATAACACTATCCCCTACTGTttgttcaaacacacacacatttatactgTATACACTAACACTTTTACACTCTCCATTTGAccaattgattatattttataattttgcaaCTGGGATTTGTGACATACAGCTTGTTAAGTTTCATTACCCCCTTTATTTCCTTCAGAGAATTACTGTGGAAAAAAGAAATCTATGTATTTGAATCTATGGAATTTCTATATTccaccgaaaaaaaaaaatctaaattcttTTCTTTTGGATATCtatttttatcactccataaaatctgaaaatattgtcaacagccagaaaaaaaataattttcaccatttttttttttttttagaaataaaatgttgtataaaatcaggcaaattatatatcaacataTCCCTCTGTTAAAACCAGAAAAtagatatgaataaaactaaaGTTTGGTGTATGTAAGTTCTGCTGACgtggagatttctgactcaAAGCAGGAGAAAAAAGTGATTTTGCGAAAACGGCCTTTAAAGATATAcactgtaattgaaatctacagacacaaatagataaagtgctataaaatgtacacttaaaagtgtagttcggatgttttctttccaccagtCCAAAAAAACACTATAAGCCAGAAAgtgcaaaatctcaaaattgacaggtgtatgaaaaaagtgtttttgccCTGTAGTGTCCCCCCTTAAATATAACGTAAAgcctaaattttttttaaaaaatcatgtaGAACTGATCATctttttatcattatttgtCTCCATAGAGTTTAAGAAGATGCACTTATATGCAGGTACAGTGTGTGATATGCACAGATCTCTCACTTTCACAAACAATAATAGTTTAAATACATAACATTAACTTTACACTAAACACTTGAAATACATCAAAATCTGAATATGTGATTCATATTCTTGGATCTCTCCTGCAGTGGATGTTACTCTGGATCCTGATACAGCTCATCCTAAACTCATCCTGTCTGATGATGGAAAACAAGTGAGTCATGGAGACACTAAGCGCAATGTCCCAGATAACCCGGAGAGATTTGATTATTGCATCTTTGTACTAGGGAAGGAGGGATTCTCTTCAGGGAGATTTTATTTTGAGGTACAGGTGACGAACAAGACTGAATGGAATTTAGGAGTGGCCAGAGAATCTGTCATAAGGAAAGGGGACATCACACTGACACCTCAGGATGGATACTGGGCTATATGGCTGAGGAATGGAAAGGAATACAAGGCACTTGCAAATCCCTTATGTTTTCTCTCTGTGAGAGTGAAGCCCCAGAAGGTGGGGGTGTTCGTGGATTATGAGGAAGGTCTTGTCTCCTTTTATGACGTGGAGTCAAAGTCCCATATCTACTCTTTCACCGGCCAGACCTTCACTGAGAAACTCTATCCATATTTTTGCCCATCACTAAACAAAGATGGTAAAAACTCAGCCCCACTGATCATCTCACCTGTCAATTACAATAAATGAATGTACACAACATATGAAAAACAATATGAAAAAGCAAACTTttataaaaatcagaattgcaaataaaaaataacatttgagaAATATCACAAGAGCGCTGTTGTTCTGAATCTGAGATTTGTCTGTAGGCATGAGGGTCACGGATGCCGTTCTGACATTCAGACCAACCACATGATTGTGATtttgtttatacaacagttcaattcacaagaagttaatattgagTTCTAAAAGAAGCCAAAACATCCAGCCATAAATGTCATCAAGTAACACAGACTGTAAGCCGGACTGTAACAGCATATAGGAGTGGAGCAGAGGGACAGAACTTGCAACCACACACAATCTGTAACACTGTGAACACAAACAAGTGGAATAATTCAAACACTTAAACATCTCAGTGCTTTTATATCTTAGAACTGTGCTCAGCCAATCAAATTTTAGGAATTAACTTGTATAATATGAATTTGTAGTATGTTTCTTTATACCCACCTTCCATTATGAATGTGAAATGTAAATGTTACACCTGTGTTGATTACATGAGATTAATTTACAGAGTATACATAAAGACCTTGAATTAAGTGAAACAATGTCTGGTAAGCAGAactacaaaacacacacataagaTTTACCTTCCACATCTTTTCCCTGAGGTACACTTGTTAACTGCATTAGTTTGTATTGACAATCAGTATACACAAATGAACACCGCATTGATGCTGGTGACATTACTGAGACTTAAGTGGTTTTTAAAGTGTATCCAAAATTACGAAAATACTGAAAATATCAGTGAAAAATGACATACTGAATAGGATGCGATACCATCACATTAAAAACTACACATAACACATCATTTGCAAAATCACAAATGCAATTCCTTTATTAAAACAGGGCCAGTGAGCTTAGCTACACTTCTACTTCAAAGACGATACAAAAATGaccatcattttcaacacttcAGTTACAAATCTGTACACAATACATAATCAAAgcaatgaaaaataattattattctgctatggccattacaaaataaaaataagcataaagttaatatttacaacaaaaaatcaaatcaataaataaaattggCTAACAAGCTTTCAGACTGAAAGGGGGACCCCAAAAGGTTCCCACATTGTTGAAATGAGATGGAGTGTCAAATTCCAGCACTTATTATACAGGTAAAGAAGAATGCATtcccttttctctctctctctcttacacgcacacacacacacacaaattcacTACTGTAGCCAGAAAAATGTCTACACAGAATGGTTGAGAAATTACACAGTGCATCAGTGTGGAGCTGATCTCCTGAACACAGTTTAAGGGCTTGTTCTCAAACAGTCAGGGCATTAATGATTTGCACATGTTGTGTGTGCTCAACTCTGCTAACTCAGCTAACGACACAGACCTGGTTGCACAAAACAGCAAATGTAAATAAGAATGCTGGCTGGAGAACGTTGAGCCTGAACATTTGAAGTTCAAGTCTTATGCAGCTAGGCCACTAGTAGCCGATTCTAAGATGTCTGGTTGACATAGCTTGAAAGCTCAGGAATTACACTGAGAAACTTTGCTGGGAAATCTGGGAAAGGAAGTCCAATCAGTTAGAAAAGAAGTGAGAACAGCCTGAAGGACTGTATGTAGGATGTAGCTTGAACGCCCTATTAGGAGTTAACCTAAGTGTGTACAGGATACTAGTGCTGGCTTTGTCAAGGTAACATATGTATGTTTTGTATATAAAAGAATCGGAAAAGACGTTCATTCAGAAGTATATGAAACCAGAACTAAAGCCAATTCCATATATTCAAACATCCTTCAAaagaatcacaaaaaaaaaaaagagctatGCATGATCCttttgaaaatatttccatATTCAAAAAAATCTTCCTTTGCTCAAAGGCACGAGTGCATTACCGTTTAATCTTTTTAAATAAGACAAGAAAACATGCATTCTAAGTGCCGAGGAGTTTGCAATTCCTCAAATTTGccatttgaaaaatatatatatatatatatggctgaACAAACAATATGGCTGAACAAAACAACTCCATTACAATAAAAATCTATTTCTTTACAGGTCAACGAGAGAATGTGTCCTTAAATCATCCTCATCATGGAGGTTTGAGATAAACCGTCAACACATGTGGAGGAATTATGAGAGTCAGGATTCAGTGGGATAAGCCGTGAACTGGATGGGGATTTTGAGAGGAAATCTTGATTCTCATCCCCTCCCTGAGCACAAGTCTTGAAGTGCTGGGTAAGTGGGATTACAGGGGAGGCCGCAGGGGTCAGAATATCCAGTGTTTGCAGCAAATATTAGAGATTTAGGACCAACAATGTTGGAGAAAACCACAAAGCTGCAGAAAGCAGGACTAAGTGCTTCATCGCTGATGACAAATGGAAATTCAAAAGCAATAAAACAAAGCCGAAAAGCAATCCACAATAAAGACAATACACATTGGAGAACCGCAATTGTATGTagtaacattatgtaaattattacattatgtaaattattaCTAACCTATGTTAGGTTAATTAAAGGTAATCTAGAATGGCGCTTTAGGTGATTCACTTTCGAGTCAATCAATCAAGTCTCAGCTTTTAAATACGGTATATTAAAGGCTTGTTGGACATTAAGAACAAGGCACGCCAAGAACGTAAGGGAAACTGCATTATGAGCTCATTTTATGACCCAAAGCAAAACTCTAAACATTGTATTTGGCCACAGCAAAAGTTTCCATATCAATGACATCACCATCCACTTCATCAGGCCAGTGTGTTTCGCCTGTGccttttcatatttaaaaactaaCACTGGTTTGCATCAAGACCGAAGCTCAAGAGGTTTAAACTTCAGTTCTCATTAAAACTCGAGGGTAGAGACCGTTCCAACCACGTCAGGGCAAGATCAAAACTGGCTTTTCCCAGAATGCCCTTCTCCAAAGTCTAAGCAAATAGTCACAGACTATGCACTCTCTCTGTTAGGATTTTTCCATCCCTGATCATAAATAGAGAACTAAATGATCTTAAAGTGATTCCTAGCACTCCAAGTGAGAGCGAAAGATGAACTTATTGTCTGCCAAAGCTTTTTGCAGAGCATTTAGAGTCTCTACTACAGAAGAACACTTCAGTGAGAAACAAAATAGCTGaacaaatgtctttaaaaaggcaaaaataaaacaatattaacaTGAATACACTAGTCATTAAATAATAGTTAAGGTTTATTGAACGAGTCCATCAAATATCATCTAGATTTCAATACAAGTACTGCTCCGTTTTTTAAATTCTGAGCTAAATTAAAGAGGAAAAATCTAGAAAAAGCATTGAAGGAACACCTGGCTTGCTGGCTCAGATTTCTGTAGTTGAATCTCTGGCAATTATCTCTGCATTTCAGCTTAGCTACAACAAAACTTCCTATTCTTCATTCTCCCTCCTTCTCTTGCCTGAGCTTTTCTTACAACTGTTTACCGAGAACCTCTGTGAAAGGTAATGTGGGCAAGATAGCACTATAAACACTCGTCAGGCATAAACACTGAGATAAAACATACAAGTTTGGCATTGATGGTTGTTATTCTGCTTCATTATGAATGTACTGGCTGTGGGGACCCTTAAAGCTGGAGGTGCCCATGTCAGGAATCCTGCCACATGCCAGAGcctaactaaaaataaaaaaataaccagGGTCCAAAATTAACTTTGTGCCACAATGACAGGTGAATTGAGGAACTTTTATGGCcataaatattttcatataaGAAATATACTagcaattttattttgttgctATGACAATATATTTAGTTGTTTTTCTCTTGAATATTCGCAACTGTTACTGCAGGtaatcacacaaaaaaaataatgttttggtGGTTTAACGCCAGGAAGGTCTCACCACTTTCACTGTAGTTATTAGGACAATATAAGAAAAACTCGAGGTGAGGTTCAGACTACCGTTCTTACATTAcacttacatttaaaatatgtattatgtTGCTATTCCTAACAAATTATCGGAAAACTGGTTACTTGCTCTCCAAAGTGAATTCTTATTCATATTTTGATCAATTTGGACTCCGAAAATATCCttagaatataatatataacaaaaaaGGTCTTTAAATTCAGCCCTCAATTGCGGTTTACAgtacatttcaatgtttttgatGCGATACATAATACATTCACTCACAGAAATGATCGAAAATGCTGCAGTTTGAGTTTGAAGATACAATACTGTGTgtaaaacattcaaaagtttgggatcagtaggATTTGTaacagaaattaatacttttattcagcaaggatgcattaaattgattaaaagtgacttttaagttgaaacaaaacaaattcatttcaaataaatgctgttcttttgaactttctattcatcaaagaatcttgaaaaaaagtttcttcacagtttttacaaaaatattaagcagcacacctgttttcaatattgataataagaaatgtttcttgagcaaatcATTATATCAGAATGacttttgaaggatcatgtgacactgaagcctggagtaatgatgctgaaaattcagctttgaaatcacaggaataaattacaatttataatatatttaaatagaaaactgttgtaataatatttctcaatatCACTTTTTTACTATATATTGTACAAGATActtgtttcaaaaacatttaaaatcttacaaaccccaaacttttgaatggtagcatgcatgtatggatgtatgtatgtatatacatacatacagttaTGATATACGGAATACATACCATAAAGTAAATTGCTTGGAAGAAGCCATTGTTGAGTAAATATTTTCTCATTGGTGAGAAAAGTCAATGTATTCAGATTAAACACAGTGATCCAAAAAAACCTTCGCCCGACACATTGTTTCATGGTTATAAAAATCATGGCACAGTGTTGTAGAGTGGACAGCTTGGCCACATCTCTTAACAAAGGCTCGCATGAGCGTCAGACAGATGAAACTGTAAACAATCTACTAACAAACCTCCCAACATCCCTTTTTGAAGGCTAGAGGAGGCCGTATCTGTGGCGTCTGCACTCATGTTTTGTTAGAGGGATGCTTTGGCTGTTGTGTGTCATTTTGAGCGGATTTATTTTTGGGGTAGCAGGGAGGAGAGGTAGCGGACGGGGGGTGACAGAACTCCTTGATGGTTACGGTGAGGAGGTTAGCTGTGATGTCCGTAACGACCACATTGGCACATCGGGATGTCATGTCAGGATGCCAGTCCaaatcttcctcttcctccgatggctcctccgacacGGGAACCTCCGGGACCTTGAGCGACCGACGGCCAGAGAAGGGATGCCGTCTCCGCAGTCGCCTGTCCATTTCATGAGGTACGGAAAGGTCTAGGATGTGTTCGTTGTCTTCTGAAGATGATGAAgctgaggaggaagaggaaaacaTAGGAGAGGATGGAAGAGCAGAAGGACCCGAGCTGTTTTTGGATGCCACGGGTTGAGCGCCCACTTTGTGAAGGGCAGGATCTTGGCTGTTTGTTGCAGAGGTCTTGGGTGGCAATGAGGAATGCTGGGATTGGGTTTGTCGCAGAGAGGGTGGCTCGCCATCCGAAACTTCCGAGCTCGAGTTTGACGGAGGCAGTTCATCATTGAGAGTCTGACCTTTGGAAACGTCCAGGACTTTTGAACTTTTGGAGGAAGAGAGATTGTTTGTGTTGTTGCGACTCTCTCCGCTTTGAGTCTGGTTCTCTGCATTGTTCAGAGAGTGAGAATCGAAGAGTTTTCCGAAAACTGGAAACCCAGAACTTCTAATTGGGGACTGGATTCCTCGGTAGGACACTTCTCCAAACCGCCTGTTTTTACCAATCACTCTATTCCGGGATGGAATTTTCTGCCGCCCAAAATGGGACTGCTGGGCAGCGGGCATGTGTGTCCTTCTACTATTAGCAACTCCGCCATTCCCCGCCTTGTCAACCACTTTGAGGTTCAGAATAACCCGTCCCTTCTTCACTTCCCTGGGTTTGACTTTTCGATTGAGAATACGGACCGTTTCCGAGAATGGACTGACTGTCGGACGGGACGAAAAAGGACCAGAGGGACCGACTGTTTGATCCGGGCGGGGCAAGGGGCGACGTGCCATGCGATGGCAGCGGTGAATGTCTTTTTTCAGTTTGGGCTGAGCAGCGCCCGACTGCAGTTTAGCATTAGATGGGGCAGTTGGGGTGTAGGACGGTGCAGCTGAGGGTGGAGGAGGCTTGGAATGCGGCTGAGGACGACTATGCTTGAACTCCGGGACTCTTGGGGAAGTCTCTGCAGCCTGTGCTCTTGACTAAATAATTGGGAAAGAGTCGAAAATTATTCActttttaaagagttagttcacccaaaaattttaattctgtcattaattactcaccctcatgtcgttccacacctgtaagaccttcgttcatcttcagaacacaaattaacatatttttgatATC
The window above is part of the Chanodichthys erythropterus isolate Z2021 chromosome 3, ASM2448905v1, whole genome shotgun sequence genome. Proteins encoded here:
- the LOC137017384 gene encoding chromobox protein homolog 6-like, coding for MELSAAGDRVFAAEAILKRRVRKGRMEYLVKWKGWAIKYSTWEPEENILDERLVAAFEQKEREQEMYGPKKRGPKPKTLLLKSRAQAAETSPRVPEFKHSRPQPHSKPPPPSAAPSYTPTAPSNAKLQSGAAQPKLKKDIHRCHRMARRPLPRPDQTVGPSGPFSSRPTVSPFSETVRILNRKVKPREVKKGRVILNLKVVDKAGNGGVANSRRTHMPAAQQSHFGRQKIPSRNRVIGKNRRFGEVSYRGIQSPIRSSGFPVFGKLFDSHSLNNAENQTQSGESRNNTNNLSSSKSSKVLDVSKGQTLNDELPPSNSSSEVSDGEPPSLRQTQSQHSSLPPKTSATNSQDPALHKVGAQPVASKNSSGPSALPSSPMFSSSSSASSSSEDNEHILDLSVPHEMDRRLRRRHPFSGRRSLKVPEVPVSEEPSEEEEDLDWHPDMTSRCANVVVTDITANLLTVTIKEFCHPPSATSPPCYPKNKSAQNDTQQPKHPSNKT
- the LOC137017395 gene encoding E3 ubiquitin-protein ligase TRIM39-like, translated to MAESSPTSTKHRVARRQSMELHTNLTSSSGPLNEELQCSVCLDVFTDPVTVPCGHNFCKSCLNQCWDKSETCCCPLCKETFSKRPDLKINTALRQVIQLFKEKFCLKKSEVLCDICDERKLKALKSCLMCQSSYCETHLEPHQRVPRLKKHKLINAVENLEDYLCQKHERPLELFCRDDQTCVCLSCTDGDHKTHNTVPLEEESEEKKAGTQVTKIQTDVQQMIQERMKKIQDIKHSAELRKQNTEKEKKESIELFMGMIRSIERCQAELLEMMEQKQRAAEKQEEKLIKELQQEITELKLRNTELEQLSHTEDHLHFLQIYPSLCSPFVIKKWPDISVNTPVSLNTLRTALTQLQQTLDETEFKKMHLYAVDVTLDPDTAHPKLILSDDGKQVSHGDTKRNVPDNPERFDYCIFVLGKEGFSSGRFYFEVQVTNKTEWNLGVARESVIRKGDITLTPQDGYWAIWLRNGKEYKALANPLCFLSVRVKPQKVGVFVDYEEGLVSFYDVESKSHIYSFTGQTFTEKLYPYFCPSLNKDGKNSAPLIISPVNYNK